From one Microlunatus sp. Gsoil 973 genomic stretch:
- a CDS encoding elongation factor G-like protein EF-G2: protein MALKAEATTGRKGRSSTLAAVDPAGVRNVALVGPSGSGKTTLVEALLARAGVITRSGTIPDGNTVCDHDPAAIRQHRSVSLAVAPLVHNDVKINLVDTPGYADFVGELRAGLRAADAALFVISASEVSGQHGGEGAIDPATIAEWEECAAVGMPRAVVVTRCDHPRADLEATIAVCQQVFGDGVAPLYLPIRDNGTLTDLYGLLSRTPSDGAPQNADESRATLIEGIIEQSEDETLMDRYLDGEDVDVSTLIKDLETAVTRGSFYPVIPVCATEGIGLDAILELLVGGFPSPLEHPLPPVSMIDGSDHPELTSDPGGPLAAEVVHTSADAYVGRVSLVRVFSGTLRPDTSVHICGHHPARADAPAEDGQPADEIGHDDDDRVAHIYSPLGVTLREVDFAVAGDICALTKLASAETGDTISAVDHPLLLEAWELPEPQLPVAVVPHARADEDALVRNLARLVAADPTLRLERNPETHQIVLWCMGEAHADLLLSRLRSGGAEIDTEPVRVPLRETMARPVTVTGRHVKQSGGHGQYAICQVQFEPLPRGAGFEFVSKVVGGAVPRQYVASVEKGIREAMERGVSEARNPLIDIRATLVDGKAHSVDSSDAAFQSAGALAMREAAAAAGTVVLEPLDEVAVRIPDQYLGAVLADLSGRRGRVLGTEIAAPGRTVIRAEVPQSELLRYATDLRATTAGAATFTRSFARYDASTA from the coding sequence ATGGCACTCAAGGCTGAGGCCACCACCGGCCGGAAGGGCCGGTCGTCCACGCTCGCCGCAGTCGATCCGGCCGGCGTACGGAACGTGGCATTGGTCGGCCCGTCGGGCTCGGGCAAGACAACACTCGTCGAGGCGCTGCTCGCCAGGGCCGGGGTGATCACCCGCTCCGGCACCATCCCGGACGGCAACACCGTGTGTGATCATGATCCGGCGGCGATCCGGCAGCACCGGTCCGTCTCGCTGGCTGTTGCGCCACTTGTTCACAACGACGTCAAGATCAACCTCGTCGACACCCCGGGCTACGCCGACTTCGTGGGCGAGTTGCGTGCCGGGCTGCGGGCCGCCGATGCGGCCCTTTTCGTGATCTCGGCGTCCGAGGTGTCCGGTCAGCACGGCGGCGAGGGTGCGATTGATCCCGCCACCATCGCCGAATGGGAGGAATGTGCCGCCGTCGGCATGCCCCGCGCCGTGGTCGTCACCCGGTGTGACCATCCACGTGCCGATCTGGAAGCCACCATCGCCGTCTGCCAACAGGTCTTCGGCGACGGTGTTGCGCCGCTCTATCTGCCGATCCGTGACAACGGCACTCTGACCGACCTCTACGGACTGCTGTCCAGGACGCCGAGCGATGGTGCACCACAGAATGCGGATGAGTCAAGGGCGACGCTCATCGAAGGGATCATCGAGCAGTCCGAGGACGAGACGCTGATGGACCGCTACCTCGACGGTGAGGACGTCGACGTGAGCACGCTGATCAAGGATCTGGAGACGGCGGTCACCCGGGGGAGCTTCTATCCGGTGATACCGGTCTGCGCCACCGAAGGCATCGGCCTGGACGCCATCCTCGAACTGCTGGTCGGGGGATTTCCGTCGCCGTTGGAACATCCGCTCCCGCCGGTCAGCATGATCGACGGGAGTGATCATCCGGAGTTGACCTCCGACCCGGGGGGACCTCTGGCCGCCGAAGTCGTACACACCTCCGCCGACGCCTACGTGGGACGCGTGTCGCTGGTCCGGGTCTTCTCGGGCACCCTGCGACCGGACACCAGCGTGCACATCTGCGGCCATCACCCGGCGCGGGCGGACGCGCCGGCTGAGGACGGGCAGCCGGCCGACGAAATCGGGCACGACGACGATGATCGGGTCGCGCACATCTACAGCCCGCTGGGCGTCACACTGCGGGAGGTCGACTTCGCCGTCGCCGGCGACATCTGCGCGCTGACCAAACTCGCCAGCGCAGAGACCGGCGACACGATCTCGGCGGTCGACCATCCGCTCCTGCTCGAGGCCTGGGAACTGCCCGAGCCGCAGCTGCCGGTCGCCGTCGTACCGCATGCCCGCGCCGACGAGGACGCTCTGGTCAGGAATCTCGCCAGGCTGGTGGCGGCCGACCCGACGCTGCGACTGGAGCGCAATCCGGAGACCCACCAGATCGTGCTGTGGTGCATGGGTGAGGCACACGCCGACCTGCTGCTCTCCCGCCTGCGGTCCGGCGGCGCCGAGATCGACACCGAACCGGTCCGGGTTCCGCTGCGGGAGACGATGGCCCGGCCCGTCACTGTCACCGGTCGGCACGTCAAACAGTCCGGCGGCCACGGCCAGTACGCGATCTGCCAGGTCCAGTTCGAGCCGTTGCCCCGCGGCGCGGGATTCGAGTTCGTGTCGAAGGTCGTCGGCGGGGCAGTGCCACGCCAGTACGTGGCGAGCGTCGAGAAGGGCATCCGGGAGGCGATGGAGCGTGGGGTCTCCGAGGCCAGGAATCCGCTGATCGACATCAGGGCGACTCTCGTCGACGGCAAGGCGCACAGCGTCGACTCCTCCGACGCGGCGTTCCAGAGCGCCGGTGCGCTGGCCATGCGCGAAGCGGCAGCAGCCGCCGGAACGGTGGTGCTCGAGCCGCTCGACGAGGTCGCCGTACGCATCCCCGACCAGTATCTCGGCGCAGTCCTCGCCGACCTGTCCGGCCGCCGTGGCCGAGTCCTCGGAACGGAGATCGCCGCACCCGGCCGAACCGTGATCCGAGCCGAGGTCCCACAGTCGGAGCTGCTGCGCTACGCCACCGACCTGCGTGCAACGACCGCCGGTGCCGCGACCTTCACCCGCAGCTTCGCCCGTTACGACGCCAGCACCGCCTGA
- a CDS encoding Gfo/Idh/MocA family protein, whose amino-acid sequence MGEPLRLGIVGTGSISLRGLLPHLTMDDVQDRVNVVAVCDPVLDRAEAAAAKFEVPAAYPDLESMLDAGGLDAVSIASPIGLHFEQAVQAVDAGVHVHVNKTMTTTVAEASDLISRAEQRGVKLVASPGELINPRLQRIKDLVAGGALGEPTWAVTGATFGRYHEEEAGVRLGDDPLSNVNPAWYFRKPGGGPLYDMTVYGLHALTAVVGPAKRVTALSGVRIGEREFRGQLLPTDMDDQTMMIIDFGDAFFAYVYGVAAGSLPNVGRPLIFGTDGVINGATLNGEIIDYPGREIAESHGYTSPLPHVVGDHRLMEEAHVFEDVMQLVDWVRDGVPTVATAEHARHVIEIIEAGYRSAATGQVQGLTTTF is encoded by the coding sequence ATGGGTGAACCACTTCGGCTGGGCATTGTCGGCACCGGCAGCATCTCCCTGCGCGGGTTGCTGCCCCACCTGACGATGGACGACGTCCAGGATCGGGTGAACGTGGTGGCAGTCTGCGATCCCGTCCTGGACCGCGCCGAGGCCGCCGCAGCAAAGTTTGAGGTTCCGGCCGCGTACCCCGACCTGGAGAGCATGCTCGACGCCGGCGGTCTGGATGCGGTGAGCATCGCGTCGCCGATCGGGCTGCACTTCGAACAGGCGGTGCAGGCGGTCGACGCGGGAGTGCACGTCCATGTCAACAAAACCATGACGACGACCGTCGCCGAGGCCAGCGATCTCATCTCCCGGGCGGAGCAACGCGGAGTGAAGCTGGTGGCCTCGCCGGGAGAACTGATCAATCCGCGGTTGCAGCGGATCAAGGATCTGGTTGCCGGCGGCGCGCTGGGCGAGCCGACCTGGGCGGTCACCGGAGCGACCTTCGGCCGCTATCACGAGGAGGAGGCCGGGGTACGCCTCGGCGACGATCCTCTGTCGAATGTCAACCCTGCCTGGTATTTCCGCAAACCCGGTGGTGGGCCGCTCTACGACATGACTGTGTACGGGCTGCATGCCCTGACCGCTGTTGTCGGTCCGGCGAAACGCGTCACCGCACTCTCCGGAGTGCGGATCGGCGAGCGCGAGTTCCGCGGTCAACTACTGCCCACCGACATGGACGATCAGACGATGATGATCATCGACTTCGGTGATGCCTTCTTCGCCTACGTGTACGGTGTCGCCGCCGGCAGCCTGCCCAACGTCGGCCGCCCGCTGATCTTCGGGACCGACGGCGTGATCAATGGCGCCACCCTCAACGGGGAGATCATCGACTACCCAGGTCGCGAGATCGCCGAGAGCCACGGCTACACCTCACCCCTGCCCCACGTGGTTGGTGATCATCGCCTGATGGAGGAGGCCCACGTCTTCGAGGACGTGATGCAACTGGTGGACTGGGTCCGTGACGGGGTTCCGACGGTGGCAACGGCCGAACACGCACGTCACGTGATCGAGATCATCGAGGCCGGCTACCGTTCGGCGGCGACGGGACAGGTGCAGGGGTTGACTACGACCTTCTAG
- a CDS encoding class I SAM-dependent methyltransferase produces the protein MTICDDSAKSNRDHDPGQDSAGAWRRLAPDYERARSKEDSLDRLVEWPAQRRMLGDVTGRSVLDLGCGNGAKIAELVRDGAGTCVGVDLSGNFLTELPTGLELLRGDLSDPTSVPGLTGRTFDRILFLQSFGYAKDPVRALRAARSMLTEDGFILLTRTHPIRYAAERAEKNGTSLGEEYFSRSPYTYRSGWNDRISLTQRPYTISDLINVFGPAGLWIETTLEPQLSEEDGRRYPNKQAWMNKYLGILIFKLRPVPVG, from the coding sequence GTGACGATCTGCGACGACTCCGCGAAGTCGAATCGTGATCATGACCCGGGCCAGGATTCGGCCGGGGCATGGCGACGACTCGCCCCGGACTACGAAAGGGCCCGATCCAAGGAGGATTCACTCGATCGACTGGTCGAGTGGCCGGCGCAACGTCGGATGCTGGGTGACGTGACCGGGCGGTCGGTGCTCGACCTCGGATGCGGCAACGGAGCCAAGATCGCCGAGTTGGTGCGCGACGGGGCCGGGACCTGTGTCGGTGTCGACCTCAGCGGCAACTTCCTCACCGAGCTGCCGACCGGTCTGGAACTCCTCCGGGGTGATCTTTCCGATCCGACGTCGGTGCCGGGGCTCACCGGCCGGACCTTCGACCGGATCCTCTTCCTGCAGTCGTTCGGGTATGCGAAGGATCCGGTCCGGGCCCTGCGGGCGGCACGGTCGATGCTGACCGAGGACGGATTCATCCTGCTGACCAGGACTCACCCGATCCGGTACGCCGCCGAACGCGCCGAAAAGAACGGCACCTCCCTCGGCGAGGAGTACTTCTCCAGGTCGCCGTACACCTACCGCAGCGGCTGGAACGACCGGATCTCCCTGACCCAGCGCCCGTACACAATCTCGGACCTGATCAACGTGTTCGGCCCCGCCGGGCTGTGGATCGAAACCACGCTCGAGCCACAGCTGTCCGAGGAGGACGGCCGACGTTACCCGAACAAACAGGCATGGATGAACAAGTACCTCGGCATCCTGATCTTCAAGCTTCGGCCCGTCCCGGTCGGCTGA
- a CDS encoding ABATE domain-containing protein, whose product MRRAGFPEFRLGSVLATSFTGTLSERHGDPVERIPTPQRLVDWLAVSGLPVESCTQTQFELAHELRESIHAAATAAAVQDPLPATAVEVINDRSIGGSAAAILTPDGGRQWRLGPASPVEDALGVIAADAISILAGEHDGRLALCASPTCRAAFFDTSRSRTRRWCDMNTCGNRQKKARFNANRHPNAGQVQDSSSR is encoded by the coding sequence GTGCGTCGCGCTGGTTTCCCTGAATTCCGCCTCGGCAGCGTGCTGGCGACGAGTTTCACCGGTACCTTGTCGGAACGTCACGGCGATCCCGTCGAACGCATTCCCACGCCGCAGCGACTCGTTGACTGGCTGGCCGTGAGCGGGCTGCCCGTGGAGTCCTGCACCCAGACGCAGTTCGAACTCGCCCATGAGTTGCGGGAGTCGATCCACGCCGCCGCGACCGCGGCCGCGGTCCAGGACCCTCTTCCTGCAACTGCCGTCGAGGTCATCAACGACCGCAGCATCGGGGGTAGTGCCGCGGCAATCCTGACACCGGACGGCGGCCGCCAGTGGAGACTCGGCCCGGCCTCGCCGGTGGAGGACGCGCTCGGCGTGATCGCTGCGGACGCCATCAGCATCCTGGCGGGTGAACACGACGGGCGTCTGGCCCTGTGTGCCTCACCGACCTGTCGCGCCGCCTTCTTCGACACCAGCCGGAGCCGTACGCGCCGATGGTGTGACATGAACACCTGCGGCAACCGGCAGAAGAAGGCACGGTTCAACGCCAACCGGCACCCGAATGCCGGGCAGGTTCAGGATTCGTCTTCCCGATAG
- a CDS encoding epoxide hydrolase family protein, which yields MHEPTSDVRPFEAHATSADLDDLRARLAAARLPEAETVHRPAPDPRRWDQGVPLDDLVELVSYWHTGYDWRSFEQRLNRIGQFRATIGDLGIHFLHRRSTRTDAVPLILTHGWPGSVAEFIDIIDELADPKEASKPAFHVVVPSLPGFGYSDKPTTTGWGTERIAAAWLELMQQLGYPRFLAHGGDWGGVVTTILGGRFPDSVLGIHTTVAQAPPDLSTDGLTAAERTWTEETHDFWHQRVAYAKQQATRPQTIGYSLVDSPVGLLAWILDKFAEWTDTTDSPLEAIPRDRILDDVTLYWLTRTGASSARIYYESHNSLDPDLRVDVPSAITTYPKHIEKYPRPWAQQRYRQIVRWRTPMAGGHFPSLEVPGFFLDDLRDSLTAILAAR from the coding sequence ATGCACGAGCCGACCAGCGACGTACGACCCTTCGAAGCACATGCGACCAGCGCCGACCTCGACGACCTGCGGGCGCGATTGGCAGCGGCGCGTCTGCCCGAGGCCGAGACGGTCCACCGGCCGGCGCCCGATCCCCGCCGATGGGACCAGGGCGTTCCGCTGGATGATCTTGTCGAGCTGGTGTCCTACTGGCACACCGGATACGACTGGCGGTCGTTCGAGCAGCGGCTCAACCGGATCGGACAGTTCCGCGCGACGATCGGTGATCTCGGAATCCACTTCCTACACCGTCGATCGACTCGGACCGATGCCGTTCCGCTGATCCTGACCCACGGTTGGCCGGGAAGTGTTGCCGAATTCATCGACATCATCGACGAGCTCGCCGACCCGAAAGAGGCGAGCAAGCCCGCATTCCACGTCGTCGTCCCGTCGCTTCCGGGCTTCGGCTACAGCGACAAGCCGACCACCACCGGGTGGGGAACCGAACGCATCGCGGCGGCCTGGTTGGAACTCATGCAACAGCTCGGCTACCCCCGGTTCCTGGCTCACGGCGGTGACTGGGGCGGGGTCGTCACGACGATCCTCGGAGGCCGGTTCCCCGACAGCGTCCTGGGAATCCACACGACAGTCGCACAGGCACCGCCCGACTTGTCGACCGACGGGCTCACCGCGGCCGAACGCACCTGGACCGAGGAGACCCACGATTTCTGGCACCAGCGCGTGGCGTACGCCAAACAACAGGCCACCCGGCCGCAGACCATCGGATACTCGCTGGTCGATTCACCGGTCGGCCTGCTCGCCTGGATCCTGGACAAGTTCGCCGAGTGGACCGACACCACGGACAGCCCGCTCGAGGCGATCCCCCGGGACAGGATCCTCGACGACGTCACGCTGTACTGGCTCACCCGAACAGGCGCGTCGTCGGCACGCATCTACTACGAGAGCCACAACTCACTTGACCCCGACCTGCGGGTCGACGTCCCATCGGCGATCACCACCTATCCCAAACACATCGAGAAGTACCCGCGGCCGTGGGCGCAACAGCGCTACCGTCAGATCGTGCGGTGGCGCACACCCATGGCCGGTGGCCATTTCCCATCACTGGAGGTTCCCGGGTTCTTCCTCGACGACCTCCGGGACAGTCTGACGGCAATCCTCGCGGCTCGCTGA
- a CDS encoding manganese catalase family protein, with product MPNKRTDTQPKQLQLPSCPAGTKDLRYGIGAEEFSGDLLAGFYANANAEMPGRIQFARLYHPTDDPGVKDLLSFLLARDTMHQNQIRLARCAVQRRVLLCAAAILWRRPSPSSRTPPATD from the coding sequence ATACCCAACAAGCGCACCGACACACAGCCGAAGCAACTGCAACTCCCAAGCTGCCCGGCAGGTACCAAGGATCTGCGGTACGGCATCGGCGCCGAGGAGTTCAGCGGGGATCTTCTTGCCGGCTTCTATGCCAATGCCAACGCCGAGATGCCGGGCCGGATCCAGTTCGCCCGGCTCTATCACCCGACCGACGACCCGGGCGTCAAGGACCTGCTTTCATTCCTGCTGGCCAGGGACACGATGCACCAGAACCAGATTCGGCTTGCCCGTTGTGCCGTACAGCGGCGGGTCCTGCTTTGTGCGGCGGCAATCCTGTGGAGAAGGCCGAGTCCAAGCTCAAGGACGCCACCGGCAACCGACTGA
- a CDS encoding zinc-dependent alcohol dehydrogenase, translating to MKALCWTGINKLSVESVDEPRLLNDHDIIVKVRLSTTCGSDLHLIGGYIPFMRSGDVLGHEFMGEVAEVGPAVTKHKVGDRVVVCSFIACGHCWYCQNGLYSLCDNGNPNPAVTEAVWGFAPGGCFGYSHAMGGYAGCHAEYIRVPYGDNGAFPIPDAVDDVSALFASDSAPTGWTGADLGNVAPGDVVAVWGAGAVGQMAAAAALAKGADRVIVIDRLSNRLQQVTEHIGAQTLNYEETNVAAELRELSGGRGPDVCIEAVGMEAHSPGPAYLYDQAKQQLRLQTDRPTAVRDAIHACRKGGTVFVLGVFAAVVDKFPLGAVMNKGLTLRAAQMHGHRYIPAILDRMAAGQLSTAHLATHLMPLDQGPQGYQMFKDKTDGCVRTVFQVGD from the coding sequence GTGAAGGCGCTGTGCTGGACGGGAATCAACAAGTTGTCGGTCGAAAGCGTTGACGAACCGCGCCTGCTCAATGATCACGACATCATCGTCAAGGTCCGCCTGTCGACAACCTGCGGTTCCGACCTGCACCTCATCGGCGGTTACATCCCGTTCATGCGGTCCGGCGATGTGCTCGGACACGAGTTCATGGGCGAGGTCGCCGAGGTTGGGCCCGCGGTCACCAAGCACAAGGTCGGCGATCGCGTTGTGGTCTGCTCATTCATCGCCTGCGGACACTGCTGGTACTGCCAGAACGGGCTGTACTCGCTGTGCGACAACGGCAATCCCAACCCAGCGGTCACCGAAGCGGTCTGGGGTTTCGCGCCCGGCGGATGCTTCGGCTATTCGCACGCCATGGGCGGTTATGCGGGCTGTCACGCCGAATACATCCGCGTCCCGTACGGCGACAACGGCGCCTTCCCGATCCCCGATGCCGTGGACGACGTGTCTGCGCTGTTCGCGTCGGACTCCGCCCCGACCGGATGGACCGGCGCAGACCTGGGCAACGTTGCACCCGGCGATGTCGTCGCCGTCTGGGGTGCCGGTGCGGTGGGTCAGATGGCCGCAGCCGCCGCCCTCGCCAAGGGTGCCGACCGGGTCATCGTGATCGACCGGCTGTCGAACCGGCTGCAACAGGTCACCGAACACATTGGTGCCCAGACACTGAACTACGAAGAGACCAACGTCGCCGCCGAACTGCGCGAACTCAGCGGCGGCCGTGGCCCGGATGTCTGCATCGAAGCCGTCGGGATGGAAGCCCACAGCCCCGGCCCGGCATATCTCTACGACCAGGCCAAGCAGCAGCTCCGGCTGCAGACCGACCGCCCCACGGCCGTCCGAGACGCGATCCATGCCTGCCGAAAGGGTGGCACCGTGTTCGTCCTCGGCGTCTTCGCCGCCGTCGTCGACAAGTTCCCCCTCGGCGCGGTGATGAACAAGGGGCTGACTCTCCGCGCTGCCCAGATGCACGGTCACCGCTACATCCCGGCCATCCTGGACCGGATGGCGGCCGGACAGCTGAGCACTGCTCACCTGGCCACCCATCTCATGCCGCTCGATCAGGGGCCACAGGGCTACCAGATGTTCAAGGACAAGACCGACGGCTGCGTACGCACCGTGTTCCAGGTCGGAGACTGA
- a CDS encoding GNAT family N-acetyltransferase has translation MASLLMRRPDLVDLPPAPAGVESASADDIPRLASLLTAAFDEAWDVDRVRRDLIDDPSVRRTLIIRDGDVVVATASARVLPSDYPGAGYVHWVASDPTRRGQGLGFSVTLAVLHDFIAEGLLAAVLETDDQRLSAIRVYLGLGFVPQYRDESHQLRWSKIFTALVEERLRSRRDTCRTRDRTGAEQQHRR, from the coding sequence GTGGCCTCTCTGCTGATGCGCCGTCCCGACCTTGTTGATCTTCCGCCGGCGCCTGCCGGAGTGGAGTCGGCATCGGCGGACGACATTCCGCGACTGGCGTCCTTGCTCACTGCCGCATTCGACGAAGCCTGGGACGTCGACCGCGTCCGGCGCGATCTGATCGATGATCCGAGTGTCCGCCGAACGCTGATCATCCGGGACGGCGACGTCGTCGTGGCCACCGCGTCCGCACGGGTGCTTCCATCCGATTACCCCGGAGCAGGCTACGTTCATTGGGTTGCCAGCGACCCGACGCGGCGCGGACAAGGACTCGGCTTCTCGGTGACCCTCGCGGTGCTTCACGACTTCATTGCCGAGGGTCTGCTCGCCGCCGTGCTGGAGACCGATGATCAGCGGCTCAGTGCGATCAGGGTCTATCTCGGCCTCGGCTTCGTTCCGCAGTACCGCGATGAGAGTCACCAGCTCCGCTGGTCCAAGATCTTCACGGCGTTGGTCGAGGAGCGTCTCCGGTCCCGCCGCGATACCTGCCGCACGCGGGACAGAACAGGCGCAGAACAACAACACCGACGTTAG
- a CDS encoding iron chaperone — translation MPGKTATADHTGFSAAERAAMKERAAELRAEGKMGAKKADGLQAVLDAIVKMEPVDRALAERVHVTITAHAPQLEPRTWYGMPAYAGEDGKIVVSFKHAGKFNTRYSTLEFQDAAQLDDGEIWPVSYALNVWSPVVEQRIAELIETAVG, via the coding sequence ATGCCCGGGAAGACTGCCACCGCCGATCACACCGGTTTCAGCGCGGCGGAACGCGCTGCCATGAAGGAGCGCGCCGCGGAGTTGCGGGCCGAGGGCAAGATGGGTGCGAAGAAGGCGGACGGGCTCCAGGCCGTCCTCGACGCCATCGTCAAGATGGAGCCGGTCGATCGGGCGCTGGCCGAGCGGGTGCACGTGACGATCACTGCCCATGCGCCGCAGCTCGAGCCACGGACCTGGTACGGAATGCCGGCCTATGCGGGGGAGGACGGCAAGATCGTCGTCTCCTTCAAGCACGCCGGCAAGTTCAACACCCGCTACTCGACGCTGGAGTTCCAGGACGCCGCTCAGCTGGACGACGGAGAGATCTGGCCGGTGTCGTACGCGCTCAACGTATGGAGTCCTGTGGTGGAGCAGAGGATCGCCGAACTGATCGAAACTGCCGTCGGCTGA